One Aegilops tauschii subsp. strangulata cultivar AL8/78 chromosome 7, Aet v6.0, whole genome shotgun sequence genomic window carries:
- the LOC109745508 gene encoding nuclear poly(A) polymerase 4 isoform X2: MATSNKPISLAGPLDADVQRTVELNKFLVEAGLYESADESARREEVLGELDKIVKDWVKQLTSQRGYTDQMVEEANAVLFTFGSYRLGVHGPGADIDTLCVGPSYVNREEDFFIVLHDILAQNEEVTQLQPVPDAHVPVMKFKFHGISIDLLYASVSLLVVPSDLDISQEAVLYDIDEATVRSLTGCRVADQILRLVPNIESFRTTLRCLKHWARRRGVYSNVTGFLGGVNWALLVARVCQLYPNAVPSMLVSRFFRVFTQWRWPTPVMLCAIEEEELGFPVWDPRKNPRDRTHHMPIITPAYPCMNSSYNVSTSTLRVMIEQFQFGNKICQEIEMNKASWSALFEPFNFFEAYKNYLQVDIIAEDDEDLRLWKGWVESRLRQLTLKIERDTYGKLQCHPYPYEYADPSRQCAHCAFFMGLSRKEGVKIQEGQQFDIRGTVDEFRHEINMYMFWKPGMELAVSHVRRKEIPAYVFPEGYKRPRPQRHLNHQHHSDKNDPGNGSPDSQLKRKHDSTGIDDTEPCRSVKRASISPVHPKTSSPRSGNVSDEPISNNQQKVTSNASGGSQDSPGSGNQDQTKCSSSSHASEKSLDSVASGSKCVKIEAVCSGDVTSKHVDCISPVKDSTAPTVAVSTTLKRVAEKVVLELVGSESIGGNNAELLQIAETDMGNVLVENLHFGGNGVPQSGLPEELELNNGIEVLSKAHAGLKSDGSQKSSLRVSLTSTA; the protein is encoded by the exons ATGGCGACCTCTAACAAGCCAATATCGTTGGCTGGGCCGTTGGACGCTGATGTCCAGAGGACGGTGGAATTGAACAAG TTCTTGGTTGAGGCCGGCCTATATGAAAGTGCCGACGAGTCTGCTAGGCGAGAGGAGGTGCTGGGGGAGCTTGACAAG ATTGTAAAAGATTGGGTGAAACAGTTAACTAGCCAGAGAGGATATACTGATCAAATGGTCGAAGAGGCAAACGCCGTGCTTTTCACCTTTGGGTCATACCGTCTAGGG GTCCATGGACCTGGGGCTGACATCGATACTCTATGTGTTGGACCTTCATATGTGAATCGCGAG GAAGACTTCTTCATTGTACTGCATGACATATTAGCACAAAATGAGGAAGTGACTCAATTGCAACCTGTACCTGATGCACATGTACCTGTGATGAAATTTAAGTTCCATGGGATATCCATCGACCTTCTATATGCCAGTGTTTCTCTCTTAGTAGTACCATCT GATTTGGATATCTCTCAGGAAGCAGTGCTTTATGACATTGATGAGGCAACTGTTCGTAGTCTTACTGGCTGCAGAGTGGCTGACCAAATTCTTAGGCTTGTTCCGAATATTGAG AGCTTTCGAACAACACTAAGGTGTTTAAAGCACTGGGCAAGAAGAAGAGGTGTTTATTCTAAT GTTACTGGTTTTCTTGGAGGTGTGAATTGGGCTTTACTGGTTGCACGAGTCTGCCAGCTCTATCCTAATGCTGTGCCAAGCATGCTGGTCTCGAGATTCTTCAGGGTTTTTACCCAGTGGCGCTGGCCAACTCCAGTGATGCTTTGTGCCATTGAGGAGGAGGAACTTGGCTTTCCTGTGTGGGATCCACGCAAAAATCCTCGTGACAGAACACATCATATGCCCATTATCACCCCAGCATATCCATGCATGAACTCCAGCTATAATGTTTCGACGAGCACCCTGAGGGTTATGATAGAACAATTCCAGTTTGGCAATAAAATATGCCAG GAAATTGAGATGAATAAGGCTAGTTGGTCTGCCCTTTTTGAGCCTTTCAATTTTTTTGAGGCGTATAAAAATTATTTGCAAGTTGACATCATCGCTGAGGATGATGAAGATCTCAGACTTTGGAAGGGATGGGTGGAGTCTCGATTGAGGCAACTGACGTTAAAG ATTGAGCGGGACACCTATGGGAAATTGCAATGCCATCCATACCCATATGAGTATGCAGACCCTTCTAGACAGTGTGCACATTGTGCTTTCTTCATGGGCTTATCAAGGAAAGAAGGTGTGAAAATACAAGAAGGTCAGCAGTTTGATATTCGTGGAACAGTTGATGAGTTCAGGCATGAGATCAACATGTATATGTTCTGGAAGCCTGGGATGGAGTTGGCGGTTTCGCATGTCCGGAGGAAAGAGATTCCAGCTTATGTGTTTCCAGAAGGATACAAGAGACCTCGTCCTCAAAGGCATTtgaaccatcagcaccactctgATAAGAATGACCCTGGAAATGGATCTCCAGACAGCCAGCTGAAGAGAAAGCATGATTCTACTGGGATTGATGATACTGAACCTTGCCGGTCTGTTAAGAGGGCTTCAATCAGTCCAGTTCACCCAAAAACTTCATCACCTCGGTCAGGCAATGTTAGTGATGAGCCCATAAGCAATAATCAACAAAAGGTCACTTCTAATGCAAGTGGTGGGAGTCAGGATTCACCTGGCAGTGGCAATCAAGATCAAACAAAGTGCTCAAGTTCATCACATGCATCTGAGAAAAGCTTGGATTCAGTCGCATCAGGCTCCAAGTGTGTGAAAATTGAAGCGGTTTGTTCTGGTGACGTGACTAGCAAGCATGTTGATTGTATTTCACCTGTCAAGGACAGCACTGCTCCAACCGTAGCAGTGAGTACAACTTTAAAGCGTGTTGCCGAGAAGGTTGTTTTGGAGCTTGTTGGAAGTGAAAGCATCGGCGGCAATAATGCAGAGTTACTGCAGATTGCAGAAACAGACATGGGAAATGTCCTTGTTGAAAATCTGCACTTCGGTGGGAATGGAGTTCCTCAGAGCGGCCTCCCTGAAGAGTTAGAG CTGAACAATGGGATTGAAGTGCTTTCTAAAGCTCATGCAGGTTTGAAGTCGGATGGATCCCAGAAGTCATCATTGAG AGTTAGTTTGACATCAACAGCATGA
- the LOC109745508 gene encoding nuclear poly(A) polymerase 4 isoform X3, whose protein sequence is MATSNKPISLAGPLDADVQRTVELNKFLVEAGLYESADESARREEVLGELDKIVKDWVKQLTSQRGYTDQMVEEANAVLFTFGSYRLGVHGPGADIDTLCVGPSYVNREEDFFIVLHDILAQNEEVTQLQPVPDAHVPVMKFKFHGISIDLLYASVSLLVVPSDLDISQEAVLYDIDEATVRSLTGCRVADQILRLVPNIESFRTTLRCLKHWARRRGVYSNVTGFLGGVNWALLVARVCQLYPNAVPSMLVSRFFRVFTQWRWPTPVMLCAIEEEELGFPVWDPRKNPRDRTHHMPIITPAYPCMNSSYNVSTSTLRVMIEQFQFGNKICQEIEMNKASWSALFEPFNFFEAYKNYLQVDIIAEDDEDLRLWKGWVESRLRQLTLKIERDTYGKLQCHPYPYEYADPSRQCAHCAFFMGLSRKEGVKIQEGQQFDIRGTVDEFRHEINMYMFWKPGMELAVSHVRRKEIPAYVFPEGYKRPRPQRHLNHQHHSDKNDPGNGSPDSQLKRKHDSTGIDDTEPCRSVKRASISPVHPKTSSPRSGNVSDEPISNNQQKVTSNASGGSQDSPGSGNQDQTKCSSSSHASEKSLDSVASGSKCVKIEAVCSGDVTSKHVDCISPVKDSTAPTVAVSTTLKRVAEKVVLELVGSESIGGNNAELLQIAETDMGNVLVENLHFGGNGVPQSGLPEELELMQV, encoded by the exons ATGGCGACCTCTAACAAGCCAATATCGTTGGCTGGGCCGTTGGACGCTGATGTCCAGAGGACGGTGGAATTGAACAAG TTCTTGGTTGAGGCCGGCCTATATGAAAGTGCCGACGAGTCTGCTAGGCGAGAGGAGGTGCTGGGGGAGCTTGACAAG ATTGTAAAAGATTGGGTGAAACAGTTAACTAGCCAGAGAGGATATACTGATCAAATGGTCGAAGAGGCAAACGCCGTGCTTTTCACCTTTGGGTCATACCGTCTAGGG GTCCATGGACCTGGGGCTGACATCGATACTCTATGTGTTGGACCTTCATATGTGAATCGCGAG GAAGACTTCTTCATTGTACTGCATGACATATTAGCACAAAATGAGGAAGTGACTCAATTGCAACCTGTACCTGATGCACATGTACCTGTGATGAAATTTAAGTTCCATGGGATATCCATCGACCTTCTATATGCCAGTGTTTCTCTCTTAGTAGTACCATCT GATTTGGATATCTCTCAGGAAGCAGTGCTTTATGACATTGATGAGGCAACTGTTCGTAGTCTTACTGGCTGCAGAGTGGCTGACCAAATTCTTAGGCTTGTTCCGAATATTGAG AGCTTTCGAACAACACTAAGGTGTTTAAAGCACTGGGCAAGAAGAAGAGGTGTTTATTCTAAT GTTACTGGTTTTCTTGGAGGTGTGAATTGGGCTTTACTGGTTGCACGAGTCTGCCAGCTCTATCCTAATGCTGTGCCAAGCATGCTGGTCTCGAGATTCTTCAGGGTTTTTACCCAGTGGCGCTGGCCAACTCCAGTGATGCTTTGTGCCATTGAGGAGGAGGAACTTGGCTTTCCTGTGTGGGATCCACGCAAAAATCCTCGTGACAGAACACATCATATGCCCATTATCACCCCAGCATATCCATGCATGAACTCCAGCTATAATGTTTCGACGAGCACCCTGAGGGTTATGATAGAACAATTCCAGTTTGGCAATAAAATATGCCAG GAAATTGAGATGAATAAGGCTAGTTGGTCTGCCCTTTTTGAGCCTTTCAATTTTTTTGAGGCGTATAAAAATTATTTGCAAGTTGACATCATCGCTGAGGATGATGAAGATCTCAGACTTTGGAAGGGATGGGTGGAGTCTCGATTGAGGCAACTGACGTTAAAG ATTGAGCGGGACACCTATGGGAAATTGCAATGCCATCCATACCCATATGAGTATGCAGACCCTTCTAGACAGTGTGCACATTGTGCTTTCTTCATGGGCTTATCAAGGAAAGAAGGTGTGAAAATACAAGAAGGTCAGCAGTTTGATATTCGTGGAACAGTTGATGAGTTCAGGCATGAGATCAACATGTATATGTTCTGGAAGCCTGGGATGGAGTTGGCGGTTTCGCATGTCCGGAGGAAAGAGATTCCAGCTTATGTGTTTCCAGAAGGATACAAGAGACCTCGTCCTCAAAGGCATTtgaaccatcagcaccactctgATAAGAATGACCCTGGAAATGGATCTCCAGACAGCCAGCTGAAGAGAAAGCATGATTCTACTGGGATTGATGATACTGAACCTTGCCGGTCTGTTAAGAGGGCTTCAATCAGTCCAGTTCACCCAAAAACTTCATCACCTCGGTCAGGCAATGTTAGTGATGAGCCCATAAGCAATAATCAACAAAAGGTCACTTCTAATGCAAGTGGTGGGAGTCAGGATTCACCTGGCAGTGGCAATCAAGATCAAACAAAGTGCTCAAGTTCATCACATGCATCTGAGAAAAGCTTGGATTCAGTCGCATCAGGCTCCAAGTGTGTGAAAATTGAAGCGGTTTGTTCTGGTGACGTGACTAGCAAGCATGTTGATTGTATTTCACCTGTCAAGGACAGCACTGCTCCAACCGTAGCAGTGAGTACAACTTTAAAGCGTGTTGCCGAGAAGGTTGTTTTGGAGCTTGTTGGAAGTGAAAGCATCGGCGGCAATAATGCAGAGTTACTGCAGATTGCAGAAACAGACATGGGAAATGTCCTTGTTGAAAATCTGCACTTCGGTGGGAATGGAGTTCCTCAGAGCGGCCTCCCTGAAGAGTTAGAG CTCATGCAGGTTTGA
- the LOC109745508 gene encoding nuclear poly(A) polymerase 4 isoform X1: MATSNKPISLAGPLDADVQRTVELNKFLVEAGLYESADESARREEVLGELDKIVKDWVKQLTSQRGYTDQMVEEANAVLFTFGSYRLGVHGPGADIDTLCVGPSYVNREEDFFIVLHDILAQNEEVTQLQPVPDAHVPVMKFKFHGISIDLLYASVSLLVVPSDLDISQEAVLYDIDEATVRSLTGCRVADQILRLVPNIESFRTTLRCLKHWARRRGVYSNVTGFLGGVNWALLVARVCQLYPNAVPSMLVSRFFRVFTQWRWPTPVMLCAIEEEELGFPVWDPRKNPRDRTHHMPIITPAYPCMNSSYNVSTSTLRVMIEQFQFGNKICQEIEMNKASWSALFEPFNFFEAYKNYLQVDIIAEDDEDLRLWKGWVESRLRQLTLKIERDTYGKLQCHPYPYEYADPSRQCAHCAFFMGLSRKEGVKIQEGQQFDIRGTVDEFRHEINMYMFWKPGMELAVSHVRRKEIPAYVFPEGYKRPRPQRHLNHQHHSDKNDPGNGSPDSQLKRKHDSTGIDDTEPCRSVKRASISPVHPKTSSPRSGNVSDEPISNNQQKVTSNASGGSQDSPGSGNQDQTKCSSSSHASEKSLDSVASGSKCVKIEAVCSGDVTSKHVDCISPVKDSTAPTVAVSTTLKRVAEKVVLELVGSESIGGNNAELLQIAETDMGNVLVENLHFGGNGVPQSGLPEELELNNGIEVLSKAHAGLKSDGSQKSSLRSANTGDLKEDGGKIMSGNGMAKTTNKRSFFHGRS, encoded by the exons ATGGCGACCTCTAACAAGCCAATATCGTTGGCTGGGCCGTTGGACGCTGATGTCCAGAGGACGGTGGAATTGAACAAG TTCTTGGTTGAGGCCGGCCTATATGAAAGTGCCGACGAGTCTGCTAGGCGAGAGGAGGTGCTGGGGGAGCTTGACAAG ATTGTAAAAGATTGGGTGAAACAGTTAACTAGCCAGAGAGGATATACTGATCAAATGGTCGAAGAGGCAAACGCCGTGCTTTTCACCTTTGGGTCATACCGTCTAGGG GTCCATGGACCTGGGGCTGACATCGATACTCTATGTGTTGGACCTTCATATGTGAATCGCGAG GAAGACTTCTTCATTGTACTGCATGACATATTAGCACAAAATGAGGAAGTGACTCAATTGCAACCTGTACCTGATGCACATGTACCTGTGATGAAATTTAAGTTCCATGGGATATCCATCGACCTTCTATATGCCAGTGTTTCTCTCTTAGTAGTACCATCT GATTTGGATATCTCTCAGGAAGCAGTGCTTTATGACATTGATGAGGCAACTGTTCGTAGTCTTACTGGCTGCAGAGTGGCTGACCAAATTCTTAGGCTTGTTCCGAATATTGAG AGCTTTCGAACAACACTAAGGTGTTTAAAGCACTGGGCAAGAAGAAGAGGTGTTTATTCTAAT GTTACTGGTTTTCTTGGAGGTGTGAATTGGGCTTTACTGGTTGCACGAGTCTGCCAGCTCTATCCTAATGCTGTGCCAAGCATGCTGGTCTCGAGATTCTTCAGGGTTTTTACCCAGTGGCGCTGGCCAACTCCAGTGATGCTTTGTGCCATTGAGGAGGAGGAACTTGGCTTTCCTGTGTGGGATCCACGCAAAAATCCTCGTGACAGAACACATCATATGCCCATTATCACCCCAGCATATCCATGCATGAACTCCAGCTATAATGTTTCGACGAGCACCCTGAGGGTTATGATAGAACAATTCCAGTTTGGCAATAAAATATGCCAG GAAATTGAGATGAATAAGGCTAGTTGGTCTGCCCTTTTTGAGCCTTTCAATTTTTTTGAGGCGTATAAAAATTATTTGCAAGTTGACATCATCGCTGAGGATGATGAAGATCTCAGACTTTGGAAGGGATGGGTGGAGTCTCGATTGAGGCAACTGACGTTAAAG ATTGAGCGGGACACCTATGGGAAATTGCAATGCCATCCATACCCATATGAGTATGCAGACCCTTCTAGACAGTGTGCACATTGTGCTTTCTTCATGGGCTTATCAAGGAAAGAAGGTGTGAAAATACAAGAAGGTCAGCAGTTTGATATTCGTGGAACAGTTGATGAGTTCAGGCATGAGATCAACATGTATATGTTCTGGAAGCCTGGGATGGAGTTGGCGGTTTCGCATGTCCGGAGGAAAGAGATTCCAGCTTATGTGTTTCCAGAAGGATACAAGAGACCTCGTCCTCAAAGGCATTtgaaccatcagcaccactctgATAAGAATGACCCTGGAAATGGATCTCCAGACAGCCAGCTGAAGAGAAAGCATGATTCTACTGGGATTGATGATACTGAACCTTGCCGGTCTGTTAAGAGGGCTTCAATCAGTCCAGTTCACCCAAAAACTTCATCACCTCGGTCAGGCAATGTTAGTGATGAGCCCATAAGCAATAATCAACAAAAGGTCACTTCTAATGCAAGTGGTGGGAGTCAGGATTCACCTGGCAGTGGCAATCAAGATCAAACAAAGTGCTCAAGTTCATCACATGCATCTGAGAAAAGCTTGGATTCAGTCGCATCAGGCTCCAAGTGTGTGAAAATTGAAGCGGTTTGTTCTGGTGACGTGACTAGCAAGCATGTTGATTGTATTTCACCTGTCAAGGACAGCACTGCTCCAACCGTAGCAGTGAGTACAACTTTAAAGCGTGTTGCCGAGAAGGTTGTTTTGGAGCTTGTTGGAAGTGAAAGCATCGGCGGCAATAATGCAGAGTTACTGCAGATTGCAGAAACAGACATGGGAAATGTCCTTGTTGAAAATCTGCACTTCGGTGGGAATGGAGTTCCTCAGAGCGGCCTCCCTGAAGAGTTAGAG CTGAACAATGGGATTGAAGTGCTTTCTAAAGCTCATGCAGGTTTGAAGTCGGATGGATCCCAGAAGTCATCATTGAG ATCTGCAAACACTGGGGACTTGAAGGAAGATGGTGGTAAAATCATGTCTGGCAATGGCATGGCAAAAACAACAAACAAGCGAAGTTTCTTTCATGGAAGGTCATAA
- the LOC109745508 gene encoding nuclear poly(A) polymerase 4 isoform X4, which produces MATSNKPISLAGPLDADVQRTVELNKFLVEAGLYESADESARREEVLGELDKIVKDWVKQLTSQRGYTDQMVEEANAVLFTFGSYRLGVHGPGADIDTLCVGPSYVNREEDFFIVLHDILAQNEEVTQLQPVPDAHVPVMKFKFHGISIDLLYASVSLLVVPSDLDISQEAVLYDIDEATVRSLTGCRVADQILRLVPNIESFRTTLRCLKHWARRRGVYSNVTGFLGGVNWALLVARVCQLYPNAVPSMLVSRFFRVFTQWRWPTPVMLCAIEEEELGFPVWDPRKNPRDRTHHMPIITPAYPCMNSSYNVSTSTLRVMIEQFQFGNKICQEIEMNKASWSALFEPFNFFEAYKNYLQVDIIAEDDEDLRLWKGWVESRLRQLTLKIERDTYGKLQCHPYPYEYADPSRQCAHCAFFMGLSRKEGVKIQEGQQFDIRGTVDEFRHEINMYMFWKPGMELAVSHVRRKEIPAYVFPEGYKRPRPQRHLNHQHHSDKNDPGNGSPDSQLKRKHDSTGIDDTEPCRSVKRASISPVHPKTSSPRSGNVSDEPISNNQQKVTSNASGGSQDSPGSGNQDQTKCSSSSHASEKSLDSVASGSKCVKIEAVCSGDVTSKHVDCISPVKDSTAPTVAVSTTLKRVAEKVVLELVGSESIGGNNAELLQIAETDMGNVLVENLHFGGNGVPQSGLPEELEV; this is translated from the exons ATGGCGACCTCTAACAAGCCAATATCGTTGGCTGGGCCGTTGGACGCTGATGTCCAGAGGACGGTGGAATTGAACAAG TTCTTGGTTGAGGCCGGCCTATATGAAAGTGCCGACGAGTCTGCTAGGCGAGAGGAGGTGCTGGGGGAGCTTGACAAG ATTGTAAAAGATTGGGTGAAACAGTTAACTAGCCAGAGAGGATATACTGATCAAATGGTCGAAGAGGCAAACGCCGTGCTTTTCACCTTTGGGTCATACCGTCTAGGG GTCCATGGACCTGGGGCTGACATCGATACTCTATGTGTTGGACCTTCATATGTGAATCGCGAG GAAGACTTCTTCATTGTACTGCATGACATATTAGCACAAAATGAGGAAGTGACTCAATTGCAACCTGTACCTGATGCACATGTACCTGTGATGAAATTTAAGTTCCATGGGATATCCATCGACCTTCTATATGCCAGTGTTTCTCTCTTAGTAGTACCATCT GATTTGGATATCTCTCAGGAAGCAGTGCTTTATGACATTGATGAGGCAACTGTTCGTAGTCTTACTGGCTGCAGAGTGGCTGACCAAATTCTTAGGCTTGTTCCGAATATTGAG AGCTTTCGAACAACACTAAGGTGTTTAAAGCACTGGGCAAGAAGAAGAGGTGTTTATTCTAAT GTTACTGGTTTTCTTGGAGGTGTGAATTGGGCTTTACTGGTTGCACGAGTCTGCCAGCTCTATCCTAATGCTGTGCCAAGCATGCTGGTCTCGAGATTCTTCAGGGTTTTTACCCAGTGGCGCTGGCCAACTCCAGTGATGCTTTGTGCCATTGAGGAGGAGGAACTTGGCTTTCCTGTGTGGGATCCACGCAAAAATCCTCGTGACAGAACACATCATATGCCCATTATCACCCCAGCATATCCATGCATGAACTCCAGCTATAATGTTTCGACGAGCACCCTGAGGGTTATGATAGAACAATTCCAGTTTGGCAATAAAATATGCCAG GAAATTGAGATGAATAAGGCTAGTTGGTCTGCCCTTTTTGAGCCTTTCAATTTTTTTGAGGCGTATAAAAATTATTTGCAAGTTGACATCATCGCTGAGGATGATGAAGATCTCAGACTTTGGAAGGGATGGGTGGAGTCTCGATTGAGGCAACTGACGTTAAAG ATTGAGCGGGACACCTATGGGAAATTGCAATGCCATCCATACCCATATGAGTATGCAGACCCTTCTAGACAGTGTGCACATTGTGCTTTCTTCATGGGCTTATCAAGGAAAGAAGGTGTGAAAATACAAGAAGGTCAGCAGTTTGATATTCGTGGAACAGTTGATGAGTTCAGGCATGAGATCAACATGTATATGTTCTGGAAGCCTGGGATGGAGTTGGCGGTTTCGCATGTCCGGAGGAAAGAGATTCCAGCTTATGTGTTTCCAGAAGGATACAAGAGACCTCGTCCTCAAAGGCATTtgaaccatcagcaccactctgATAAGAATGACCCTGGAAATGGATCTCCAGACAGCCAGCTGAAGAGAAAGCATGATTCTACTGGGATTGATGATACTGAACCTTGCCGGTCTGTTAAGAGGGCTTCAATCAGTCCAGTTCACCCAAAAACTTCATCACCTCGGTCAGGCAATGTTAGTGATGAGCCCATAAGCAATAATCAACAAAAGGTCACTTCTAATGCAAGTGGTGGGAGTCAGGATTCACCTGGCAGTGGCAATCAAGATCAAACAAAGTGCTCAAGTTCATCACATGCATCTGAGAAAAGCTTGGATTCAGTCGCATCAGGCTCCAAGTGTGTGAAAATTGAAGCGGTTTGTTCTGGTGACGTGACTAGCAAGCATGTTGATTGTATTTCACCTGTCAAGGACAGCACTGCTCCAACCGTAGCAGTGAGTACAACTTTAAAGCGTGTTGCCGAGAAGGTTGTTTTGGAGCTTGTTGGAAGTGAAAGCATCGGCGGCAATAATGCAGAGTTACTGCAGATTGCAGAAACAGACATGGGAAATGTCCTTGTTGAAAATCTGCACTTCGGTGGGAATGGAGTTCCTCAGAGCGGCCTCCCTGAAGAGTTAGAG GTTTGA
- the LOC109745508 gene encoding nuclear poly(A) polymerase 4 isoform X5 — translation MELLPPQAFRRLSFHLAVHGPGADIDTLCVGPSYVNREEDFFIVLHDILAQNEEVTQLQPVPDAHVPVMKFKFHGISIDLLYASVSLLVVPSDLDISQEAVLYDIDEATVRSLTGCRVADQILRLVPNIESFRTTLRCLKHWARRRGVYSNVTGFLGGVNWALLVARVCQLYPNAVPSMLVSRFFRVFTQWRWPTPVMLCAIEEEELGFPVWDPRKNPRDRTHHMPIITPAYPCMNSSYNVSTSTLRVMIEQFQFGNKICQEIEMNKASWSALFEPFNFFEAYKNYLQVDIIAEDDEDLRLWKGWVESRLRQLTLKIERDTYGKLQCHPYPYEYADPSRQCAHCAFFMGLSRKEGVKIQEGQQFDIRGTVDEFRHEINMYMFWKPGMELAVSHVRRKEIPAYVFPEGYKRPRPQRHLNHQHHSDKNDPGNGSPDSQLKRKHDSTGIDDTEPCRSVKRASISPVHPKTSSPRSGNVSDEPISNNQQKVTSNASGGSQDSPGSGNQDQTKCSSSSHASEKSLDSVASGSKCVKIEAVCSGDVTSKHVDCISPVKDSTAPTVAVSTTLKRVAEKVVLELVGSESIGGNNAELLQIAETDMGNVLVENLHFGGNGVPQSGLPEELELNNGIEVLSKAHAGLKSDGSQKSSLRSANTGDLKEDGGKIMSGNGMAKTTNKRSFFHGRS, via the exons ATGGAACTTCTGCCGCCTCAGGCTTTTAGGCGATTAAGCTTCCATTTGGCG GTCCATGGACCTGGGGCTGACATCGATACTCTATGTGTTGGACCTTCATATGTGAATCGCGAG GAAGACTTCTTCATTGTACTGCATGACATATTAGCACAAAATGAGGAAGTGACTCAATTGCAACCTGTACCTGATGCACATGTACCTGTGATGAAATTTAAGTTCCATGGGATATCCATCGACCTTCTATATGCCAGTGTTTCTCTCTTAGTAGTACCATCT GATTTGGATATCTCTCAGGAAGCAGTGCTTTATGACATTGATGAGGCAACTGTTCGTAGTCTTACTGGCTGCAGAGTGGCTGACCAAATTCTTAGGCTTGTTCCGAATATTGAG AGCTTTCGAACAACACTAAGGTGTTTAAAGCACTGGGCAAGAAGAAGAGGTGTTTATTCTAAT GTTACTGGTTTTCTTGGAGGTGTGAATTGGGCTTTACTGGTTGCACGAGTCTGCCAGCTCTATCCTAATGCTGTGCCAAGCATGCTGGTCTCGAGATTCTTCAGGGTTTTTACCCAGTGGCGCTGGCCAACTCCAGTGATGCTTTGTGCCATTGAGGAGGAGGAACTTGGCTTTCCTGTGTGGGATCCACGCAAAAATCCTCGTGACAGAACACATCATATGCCCATTATCACCCCAGCATATCCATGCATGAACTCCAGCTATAATGTTTCGACGAGCACCCTGAGGGTTATGATAGAACAATTCCAGTTTGGCAATAAAATATGCCAG GAAATTGAGATGAATAAGGCTAGTTGGTCTGCCCTTTTTGAGCCTTTCAATTTTTTTGAGGCGTATAAAAATTATTTGCAAGTTGACATCATCGCTGAGGATGATGAAGATCTCAGACTTTGGAAGGGATGGGTGGAGTCTCGATTGAGGCAACTGACGTTAAAG ATTGAGCGGGACACCTATGGGAAATTGCAATGCCATCCATACCCATATGAGTATGCAGACCCTTCTAGACAGTGTGCACATTGTGCTTTCTTCATGGGCTTATCAAGGAAAGAAGGTGTGAAAATACAAGAAGGTCAGCAGTTTGATATTCGTGGAACAGTTGATGAGTTCAGGCATGAGATCAACATGTATATGTTCTGGAAGCCTGGGATGGAGTTGGCGGTTTCGCATGTCCGGAGGAAAGAGATTCCAGCTTATGTGTTTCCAGAAGGATACAAGAGACCTCGTCCTCAAAGGCATTtgaaccatcagcaccactctgATAAGAATGACCCTGGAAATGGATCTCCAGACAGCCAGCTGAAGAGAAAGCATGATTCTACTGGGATTGATGATACTGAACCTTGCCGGTCTGTTAAGAGGGCTTCAATCAGTCCAGTTCACCCAAAAACTTCATCACCTCGGTCAGGCAATGTTAGTGATGAGCCCATAAGCAATAATCAACAAAAGGTCACTTCTAATGCAAGTGGTGGGAGTCAGGATTCACCTGGCAGTGGCAATCAAGATCAAACAAAGTGCTCAAGTTCATCACATGCATCTGAGAAAAGCTTGGATTCAGTCGCATCAGGCTCCAAGTGTGTGAAAATTGAAGCGGTTTGTTCTGGTGACGTGACTAGCAAGCATGTTGATTGTATTTCACCTGTCAAGGACAGCACTGCTCCAACCGTAGCAGTGAGTACAACTTTAAAGCGTGTTGCCGAGAAGGTTGTTTTGGAGCTTGTTGGAAGTGAAAGCATCGGCGGCAATAATGCAGAGTTACTGCAGATTGCAGAAACAGACATGGGAAATGTCCTTGTTGAAAATCTGCACTTCGGTGGGAATGGAGTTCCTCAGAGCGGCCTCCCTGAAGAGTTAGAG CTGAACAATGGGATTGAAGTGCTTTCTAAAGCTCATGCAGGTTTGAAGTCGGATGGATCCCAGAAGTCATCATTGAG ATCTGCAAACACTGGGGACTTGAAGGAAGATGGTGGTAAAATCATGTCTGGCAATGGCATGGCAAAAACAACAAACAAGCGAAGTTTCTTTCATGGAAGGTCATAA